In a genomic window of Ralstonia nicotianae:
- a CDS encoding L-iditol 2-dehydrogenase: MRLQDKVAILTGAASGIGEAVAQRYLEAGARCVLVDLKPAGGTLAQLIETHPDRAFALSADVTKRDDIERIVSAAVERFGGIDILFNNAAAFDMRPLLDEAWEVFDRLFAVNVKGMFFLMQAVAQRMAAQGRGGKIINMASQAGRRGEALVSHYCATKAAVISYTQSAALALAPYKINVNGIAPGVVDTPMWEQVDALFARYENRPLGEKKRLVGEAVPLGRMGVPADLTGAALFLASTDADYITAQTLNVDGGNWMS, encoded by the coding sequence GTGAGATTGCAGGACAAGGTCGCGATCCTGACAGGGGCAGCCAGCGGCATCGGCGAAGCGGTCGCGCAACGCTATCTGGAAGCAGGCGCACGCTGCGTGCTCGTCGATTTGAAACCCGCGGGCGGCACGCTCGCGCAACTCATCGAAACGCATCCCGACCGTGCGTTCGCGCTGTCCGCCGACGTCACGAAACGTGACGATATCGAGCGCATCGTCTCGGCTGCGGTCGAGCGTTTCGGCGGCATCGACATCCTGTTCAACAACGCGGCCGCGTTCGACATGCGTCCGTTGCTCGACGAAGCCTGGGAGGTGTTCGACCGGCTGTTCGCGGTCAACGTGAAGGGCATGTTCTTTCTGATGCAGGCGGTTGCACAGCGGATGGCGGCGCAGGGACGCGGCGGCAAGATCATCAACATGGCTTCGCAGGCCGGCCGGCGCGGCGAGGCGCTGGTGTCGCACTATTGCGCGACGAAGGCGGCGGTCATCAGCTATACGCAGTCGGCTGCACTGGCGCTCGCGCCGTACAAGATCAACGTGAACGGGATCGCGCCGGGCGTCGTCGACACGCCGATGTGGGAGCAGGTCGACGCGCTGTTCGCGCGCTATGAGAATCGCCCGCTCGGTGAGAAGAAGCGTCTGGTCGGTGAGGCGGTACCGCTCGGCCGGATGGGGGTGCCGGCTGACCTGACGGGCGCCGCGCTGTTTCTCGCGTCGACCGACGCTGATTACATCACCGCTCAGACGCTGAACGTCGACGGCGGCAACTGGATGAGCTGA
- a CDS encoding sugar kinase — protein sequence MAAIVVAGELLAEFVAAERGQMLAEPGAFIGPFPSGAPAIFADQAARQGASVAYAGCVGHDVFGDAIIARLERDGVDTAQIRRIERPTGTAFVAYRDDGSRSFVYNIAHSASGCFDASDVDTRLFEGCRYFHVMGSSLSSEGAIAAIRRGLMEAARVGAKISFDPNVRAEMLGFQPMRAALNDILAVCHLFLPSEADLPFFCGAQAPERAIEALLATYPLFERVVLKRGAAGSTAFDRGGSVAVPAYPVGEVDPTGAGDCFGGTLIAALVAGLPIDAALCRANAAGALAVMQRGPMEGNSHAADIDRFLAERGVACPA from the coding sequence ATGGCCGCGATCGTCGTAGCGGGCGAGTTGCTCGCCGAATTCGTTGCCGCCGAGCGGGGGCAGATGCTCGCCGAGCCCGGTGCATTCATCGGACCGTTCCCGAGCGGCGCGCCCGCGATCTTCGCGGACCAGGCCGCGCGGCAGGGCGCGAGCGTCGCCTATGCGGGCTGCGTCGGTCATGACGTATTCGGTGACGCGATCATCGCGCGGCTCGAACGCGATGGCGTCGACACCGCGCAGATCCGTCGCATCGAGCGCCCGACCGGAACCGCGTTCGTTGCGTATCGCGACGATGGCTCGCGCAGCTTCGTGTACAACATCGCGCACAGCGCGTCCGGCTGCTTCGATGCGTCTGACGTCGATACGCGGCTGTTCGAGGGGTGCCGCTATTTTCACGTGATGGGGTCGTCGCTCTCGAGTGAGGGGGCGATCGCCGCGATCCGGCGCGGCCTGATGGAAGCGGCGCGCGTCGGCGCGAAGATCTCATTTGATCCGAACGTGCGTGCCGAGATGCTGGGCTTCCAGCCGATGCGCGCGGCGTTGAACGACATCCTTGCCGTGTGCCATCTGTTCCTGCCGAGCGAGGCGGATCTGCCGTTCTTCTGCGGCGCCCAGGCGCCGGAGCGCGCGATCGAGGCGTTGCTGGCGACATATCCGCTGTTCGAGCGCGTCGTGCTGAAGCGCGGCGCGGCGGGCAGCACGGCGTTCGACCGCGGCGGCAGCGTTGCCGTGCCGGCGTATCCGGTTGGCGAAGTCGATCCGACCGGTGCCGGCGACTGTTTCGGCGGCACGCTGATCGCGGCCCTGGTCGCGGGGCTGCCGATCGACGCGGCGCTGTGCCGGGCGAACGCGGCCGGCGCGCTCGCGGTCATGCAGCGCGGGCCGATGGAGGGCAACAGCCATGCGGCCGACATCGATCGTTTCCTGGCCGAGCGGGGTGTCGCATGCCCGGCCTGA
- a CDS encoding D-tagatose-bisphosphate aldolase, class II, non-catalytic subunit, with the protein MPGLTNTLERPRASHTEAVLRVIFDANRGDAQRGIYSVCSAHTFVLEAACEAARADGSPLLIEATCNQVNHLGGYTGMTPADFRRDVEAIAERCGLAASALVLGGDHLGPNPWRDRPAAEAMHEAQTMVAAYVEAGFTKIHLDASMACADDASPLDDRTIADRAARLCRVAEAAAARVGTRPVYVIGTEVPTPGGETGGDADGVSGIARIAVTQADSIAATLAAHREAFDALGLQDVWTRVIAIVAQPGVDFDDRHVLDYDSDKAAALSASILRTPGLVFEAHSTDYQTDAALTALVRDHFAILKVGPALTFALREALFALSYIEDALIDDPARRSRLREVVDAAMCAQPGYWAPYYRGDAAAQSLARRFSYSDRIRYYWPQPRVAAAVERLLANLDAQRVPETLVAQWLPDVYAASRKGTLAPDPRAWVRHRIRDVIARYARACGMHRSG; encoded by the coding sequence ATGCCCGGCCTGACGAACACGCTCGAACGCCCGCGTGCCTCGCACACCGAGGCGGTGCTGCGCGTGATCTTCGACGCGAATCGCGGGGACGCGCAGCGCGGCATCTATTCGGTCTGCAGTGCGCACACCTTCGTGCTCGAAGCGGCGTGTGAAGCGGCGCGCGCGGATGGTTCGCCGCTCCTGATCGAAGCCACCTGCAACCAGGTCAACCATCTCGGCGGCTATACCGGGATGACGCCGGCCGATTTTCGTCGCGACGTCGAGGCGATTGCCGAGCGTTGCGGGCTCGCTGCCTCGGCGCTCGTGCTCGGTGGCGACCATCTCGGCCCGAATCCATGGCGCGACCGTCCAGCAGCCGAGGCGATGCACGAGGCGCAGACCATGGTTGCGGCGTATGTCGAGGCCGGCTTCACGAAGATCCATCTCGATGCGAGCATGGCTTGCGCCGACGATGCCAGCCCGCTCGACGATCGCACGATCGCGGATCGCGCCGCGCGGCTGTGCCGTGTCGCCGAGGCGGCCGCCGCGCGCGTGGGCACGCGGCCGGTCTATGTCATCGGCACCGAGGTGCCGACACCGGGCGGCGAGACCGGCGGTGACGCGGACGGTGTCAGCGGGATCGCACGGATCGCGGTCACACAGGCGGACAGCATCGCGGCGACGCTTGCAGCCCACCGCGAGGCGTTCGATGCGCTCGGCCTGCAGGATGTGTGGACGCGCGTGATCGCGATCGTCGCCCAGCCGGGTGTCGATTTCGACGACCGCCACGTGCTCGACTACGACAGCGACAAGGCCGCGGCGCTCAGCGCGAGCATCCTGCGCACGCCGGGGCTCGTGTTTGAAGCGCACTCGACCGACTACCAGACCGACGCGGCGCTCACCGCGCTCGTGCGCGACCATTTCGCGATCCTGAAGGTCGGCCCGGCGCTGACGTTTGCGCTGCGCGAGGCGCTGTTCGCGCTCAGCTATATCGAGGACGCGCTGATCGACGATCCAGCGCGGCGTTCGCGGTTGCGCGAGGTCGTCGACGCGGCGATGTGCGCGCAGCCCGGCTACTGGGCACCGTACTATCGCGGCGACGCTGCCGCGCAGTCGCTTGCGCGGCGGTTCAGCTACAGCGACCGCATCCGCTATTACTGGCCGCAGCCGCGGGTCGCGGCCGCGGTCGAGCGGCTGCTGGCCAACCTCGATGCTCAGCGCGTGCCCGAGACGCTGGTCGCGCAGTGGCTGCCCGACGTGTACGCGGCGTCCCGGAAGGGCACGCTTGCGCCGGACCCGCGCGCGTGGGTCCGCCACCGGATTCGCGACGTGATTGCGCGGTATGCGCGCGCGTGTGGAATGCACCGGTCGGGCTGA
- a CDS encoding ABC transporter substrate-binding protein: MQHKTLTAAARFAAGAAIATAAWATQAATLTIATLNNPDMLELKKLSATFEKNHPDIKLNWVILEENVLRQRATTDITTGSGQFDVMAIGTYETPLWGKRGWLAPMANLPADYDLADVIKTARDSLSYDGQLYALPFYVESSMTFYRKDLFAAKGLTMPDQPTYDQIAQFADKLTDKDKGVYGICLRGKAGWGENMAYVSTVVNTFGGRWFDEKWNAQLTSPEWKKAIGFYVNLLKKNGPPGASSNGFNENLTLTASGKCAMWIDATVAAGMLYNKQQSQVADKIGFAAAPIADTPKGSHWLWAWALAIPKTSKQQEAAKTFVTWATSKQYIEMVGKDEGWASVPPGTRASTYQRAEYKAAAPFSDFVLRAIETADPTDPSAKKVPYTGVAYVGIPEFQSFGTVVGQSIAGAVAGQFSVDQALAAGQAAADRSVRQGGYQK, from the coding sequence ATGCAACACAAGACGCTGACCGCCGCCGCGCGTTTCGCTGCCGGTGCGGCGATCGCCACCGCCGCGTGGGCCACGCAGGCGGCGACGCTGACGATTGCGACGCTGAACAATCCGGACATGCTCGAGCTGAAGAAGCTGTCCGCGACGTTCGAGAAGAACCATCCCGACATCAAGCTGAACTGGGTGATTCTCGAAGAGAACGTGCTGCGCCAGCGCGCGACCACCGACATCACGACCGGCAGCGGCCAGTTCGACGTCATGGCGATCGGCACCTACGAGACGCCGCTGTGGGGCAAGCGCGGCTGGCTCGCGCCGATGGCGAACCTGCCGGCCGACTACGATCTGGCCGACGTGATCAAGACCGCGCGCGACAGCCTGTCGTACGACGGCCAACTGTATGCGCTGCCGTTCTACGTCGAGAGCTCGATGACGTTCTACCGCAAGGATCTGTTCGCGGCGAAGGGCCTCACGATGCCGGATCAGCCGACCTACGATCAGATCGCGCAGTTCGCGGACAAGTTGACCGACAAAGACAAGGGGGTGTACGGCATCTGCCTGCGCGGCAAGGCGGGCTGGGGCGAGAACATGGCCTATGTGTCGACGGTCGTGAACACCTTCGGCGGCCGCTGGTTCGACGAGAAGTGGAACGCGCAGCTGACCTCGCCCGAATGGAAGAAGGCGATCGGCTTCTACGTGAACCTGCTGAAGAAGAACGGCCCGCCGGGCGCGAGTTCGAACGGCTTCAACGAGAACCTGACGCTGACGGCATCGGGCAAGTGCGCGATGTGGATCGATGCGACAGTCGCGGCCGGCATGCTCTATAACAAGCAGCAGTCGCAGGTCGCGGACAAGATCGGTTTTGCCGCCGCGCCGATCGCCGACACGCCAAAGGGTTCGCACTGGCTGTGGGCGTGGGCGCTTGCGATCCCGAAGACGTCGAAGCAGCAGGAGGCCGCGAAGACATTCGTCACGTGGGCGACATCGAAGCAGTACATCGAGATGGTCGGCAAGGATGAAGGCTGGGCCTCGGTGCCGCCGGGCACGCGCGCGTCGACGTATCAGCGCGCCGAGTACAAGGCTGCCGCGCCGTTCTCCGACTTCGTGCTGCGTGCGATCGAGACCGCCGATCCGACCGATCCGTCGGCCAAGAAGGTGCCGTACACGGGCGTCGCGTATGTCGGGATCCCGGAGTTCCAGTCGTTCGGCACGGTGGTCGGCCAGAGCATCGCGGGCGCGGTTGCCGGGCAGTTCTCGGTCGATCAGGCGCTTGCCGCAGGACAGGCGGCCGCCGATCGCTCGGTGCGGCAGGGCGGTTACCAGAAGTGA
- a CDS encoding carbohydrate ABC transporter permease, translating into MRHLHLSFSHTTAVGKPASPSAPRRRDGASWLVSPSVAALLLWMSIPLAMTIWFSFSRYNLLNPDVKGFAGFDNYHFLATDPSFGPAIWHTLALIGAVLVITVVGGVLTAVLFDRKFYGQGIARLLMIAPFFVMPTVSALIWKNMILHPVYGLVASAMRAVGLTPIDWFADYPLTAVVIIVAWQWLPFAFLILFTAIQSLDQEQKEAARIDGAGPIAMFFYITLPHLKRAIAVVVMMETIFLLSIFAEIYTTTGGGPGNATTNLSYLIYALGLQQFDVGLASAGGILAVVVANIVSFFLVRMLAKNLKGEYQQ; encoded by the coding sequence ATGCGTCACTTGCATCTTTCCTTTAGCCACACGACGGCGGTCGGCAAGCCGGCATCGCCGTCCGCGCCACGGCGGCGCGACGGCGCGAGCTGGCTCGTGTCGCCGTCCGTCGCGGCGCTGCTGCTGTGGATGTCGATCCCGCTCGCGATGACGATCTGGTTTTCGTTCTCGCGATACAACCTGCTGAATCCGGACGTCAAGGGTTTCGCCGGATTCGACAACTACCATTTCCTGGCGACGGATCCGTCGTTCGGCCCAGCCATCTGGCACACGCTCGCGTTGATCGGCGCGGTGCTGGTGATCACCGTGGTCGGCGGCGTGCTGACGGCGGTGCTGTTCGATCGCAAGTTCTACGGGCAGGGCATCGCGCGTCTGCTCATGATCGCGCCGTTCTTCGTGATGCCGACGGTGTCCGCGCTGATCTGGAAGAACATGATCCTGCATCCGGTATACGGGCTCGTCGCGAGCGCGATGCGCGCGGTCGGGCTGACACCGATCGACTGGTTCGCCGATTATCCGCTGACCGCTGTCGTGATCATTGTCGCGTGGCAGTGGTTGCCGTTCGCGTTCCTGATCCTGTTCACCGCGATCCAGTCGCTCGACCAGGAGCAGAAGGAAGCGGCGCGCATCGACGGCGCCGGACCGATCGCGATGTTCTTCTACATCACGCTGCCGCATCTGAAGCGCGCGATCGCGGTCGTGGTGATGATGGAGACGATCTTCCTGCTGTCGATCTTCGCGGAGATCTACACGACCACGGGCGGTGGCCCCGGCAACGCGACGACCAACCTGTCGTATCTGATCTATGCGCTCGGCCTGCAGCAGTTCGACGTCGGGCTCGCCTCGGCGGGCGGGATCCTGGCTGTCGTGGTCGCGAACATCGTGTCGTTCTTCCTGGTGCGGATGCTCGCGAAGAACCTGAAAGGGGAGTACCAGCAATGA
- a CDS encoding carbohydrate ABC transporter permease: MLDMRRAGGPPNVFGAVRRALPGVLAWLIALALFFPIFWMAITAFKTEQQAYEASLFFVPTLDSFREVFARSNYFAFAWNSVLISAGVTVICLALAVPAAYAMAFFPNRRTQKVLLWMLSTKMMPSVGVLVPIYLLWKNAGLLDTVSGLVIVYALINLPIAVWMAFTYFNEIPKDILESGRIDGASTWQEIVYLLMPMALPGLASTALLLVILSWNEAFWSINLSSSNAAPLTVFIASYSSPEGLFWAKLSAASLLAVAPILVVGWLSQKQLVRGLTFGAVK, encoded by the coding sequence ATGCTCGATATGCGCCGTGCGGGCGGCCCGCCGAACGTGTTTGGCGCGGTGCGGCGCGCGCTGCCGGGCGTGCTCGCCTGGTTGATCGCGCTGGCGCTGTTTTTCCCGATCTTCTGGATGGCGATCACCGCGTTCAAGACCGAGCAGCAGGCCTACGAGGCATCGCTGTTCTTCGTGCCGACGCTCGACAGCTTCCGGGAGGTGTTCGCGCGCAGCAACTACTTCGCGTTCGCCTGGAATTCGGTGCTGATCTCGGCCGGCGTAACGGTCATCTGCCTCGCGCTCGCGGTGCCCGCCGCGTATGCGATGGCCTTCTTCCCGAACCGCCGCACGCAGAAGGTGCTGCTGTGGATGCTGTCGACGAAGATGATGCCGTCGGTCGGCGTGCTCGTGCCGATCTATCTGCTGTGGAAGAACGCCGGGCTGCTCGATACGGTCTCCGGGCTCGTCATTGTCTATGCGCTGATCAACCTGCCGATCGCGGTGTGGATGGCGTTCACCTACTTCAACGAGATCCCGAAGGACATCCTCGAGTCGGGGCGGATCGACGGCGCATCGACGTGGCAGGAGATCGTCTACCTGCTGATGCCGATGGCGCTGCCGGGCCTGGCGTCGACCGCGCTCCTGCTCGTCATCCTGTCGTGGAACGAGGCGTTCTGGAGCATCAACCTGTCGAGCTCGAATGCGGCGCCGCTGACCGTGTTCATCGCGTCGTACTCGAGTCCGGAGGGGCTGTTCTGGGCGAAGCTGTCGGCCGCGTCGCTGCTGGCGGTGGCGCCGATCCTGGTGGTCGGCTGGCTGTCGCAGAAGCAGCTGGTTCGCGGGCTCACGTTCGGAGCGGTCAAATGA
- a CDS encoding HAD family hydrolase, with translation MSARIREEGILICDCDGVLIDSEAIAADVLVRELEARWPGADTRSAVLPLLGLQIPRVLSGTCDALGRTLSEADAAAIERAVLAEAVNAPAVDGIDSALAEVPLTIACASNSRRVYVEAVLSRTGLKRFFGERLFCADSVARPKPSPDVYLAAAHTLGVTPLQCLVVEDSIAGITAAAAAGMTVLGFTGAGHATPAQTDALRGIGARHVFDDMRELPGYVARWRTTGAVLPN, from the coding sequence ATGAGCGCGCGCATCCGAGAAGAGGGCATCCTGATCTGCGACTGCGACGGCGTGCTGATCGACAGCGAGGCGATCGCGGCCGACGTGCTCGTGCGTGAGCTCGAGGCGCGCTGGCCGGGTGCGGACACGCGATCCGCCGTGTTGCCGCTGCTCGGATTGCAGATCCCGCGCGTGCTGTCCGGCACATGCGACGCGCTGGGCCGCACGCTGTCGGAAGCCGACGCGGCGGCGATCGAGCGCGCGGTCCTCGCCGAAGCGGTCAACGCGCCGGCCGTCGACGGGATCGATTCGGCGCTCGCCGAGGTGCCGCTGACGATCGCGTGCGCGAGCAACAGCCGCCGGGTGTATGTCGAAGCGGTGCTGAGCCGCACCGGGCTCAAGCGCTTCTTCGGTGAGCGGCTGTTCTGCGCGGACAGCGTCGCGCGCCCGAAGCCCTCGCCGGACGTCTATCTGGCGGCGGCGCACACGCTCGGGGTGACGCCGCTCCAATGCCTCGTCGTCGAGGACAGCATCGCCGGCATCACCGCGGCGGCGGCGGCGGGCATGACGGTGCTCGGCTTCACGGGCGCGGGCCACGCGACGCCCGCGCAGACCGATGCGCTGCGCGGCATCGGCGCGCGCCACGTATTCGACGACATGCGCGAGCTGCCCGGCTATGTCGCGCGCTGGCGCACGACGGGCGCCGTGCTGCCGAATTGA
- a CDS encoding ABC transporter ATP-binding protein codes for MASVLLRNIAKRYDNNEVLHNVNLEIADGEFVVFVGPSGCGKSTLMRMIAGLEDISSGDLLIDGAKVNDVPSAKRGIAMVFQSYALYPHMTLYDNMAFGLKLAGAKKAEIDQAVKSAAKILHIDHLLDRKPKQLSGGQRQRVAIGRAITRKPKVFLFDEPLSNLDAALRVKMRLEFARLHGELKTTMIYVTHDQVEAMTLADKIVVLSGGSVQQVGTPNTVYHAPANQFVASFIGSPKMNFLQGTVESAAADGVLVRYASGETQQVRIDGQGLARGASVTVGIRPEHLQVGMSAEGVSVKTMAVESLGDAAYLYAESPVAPDGLIARIPPLDTYRAGETLHVHADPAHCHLFDAQGNAFARLSAYERAA; via the coding sequence ATGGCAAGCGTGCTTCTGCGCAATATCGCGAAACGCTACGACAACAACGAAGTGCTGCACAACGTGAATCTCGAGATTGCTGACGGCGAGTTCGTCGTGTTCGTGGGGCCGAGCGGTTGTGGCAAGTCGACGCTGATGCGGATGATTGCCGGTCTCGAAGACATTTCGAGCGGCGACTTGCTGATTGACGGCGCGAAAGTCAACGACGTGCCGAGCGCGAAGCGGGGCATCGCCATGGTGTTCCAGTCGTATGCGCTGTATCCGCACATGACGCTGTACGACAACATGGCGTTCGGGCTCAAGCTTGCCGGCGCAAAGAAGGCGGAGATCGATCAGGCGGTGAAGAGCGCGGCGAAGATCCTGCACATCGACCATCTGCTTGACCGCAAGCCGAAGCAGCTGTCAGGCGGGCAGCGTCAGCGCGTCGCCATCGGCCGCGCGATCACGCGCAAGCCGAAGGTGTTCCTGTTCGACGAGCCGCTGTCGAACCTCGACGCCGCGCTGCGCGTGAAGATGCGTCTCGAGTTCGCGCGGCTGCACGGTGAGCTGAAGACGACGATGATCTACGTGACGCATGACCAGGTCGAGGCGATGACGCTCGCGGACAAGATCGTCGTGCTGTCCGGGGGCAGCGTGCAGCAGGTCGGGACACCGAACACGGTGTATCACGCGCCGGCGAACCAGTTCGTCGCGAGTTTCATCGGCTCGCCGAAGATGAACTTCCTGCAGGGCACGGTCGAGTCGGCCGCGGCGGACGGCGTGCTCGTCCGCTATGCGAGCGGCGAGACACAGCAGGTCAGGATCGACGGGCAGGGGCTCGCGCGCGGGGCGTCGGTCACGGTCGGGATCCGGCCCGAGCACCTGCAGGTCGGCATGAGCGCTGAAGGGGTGTCGGTGAAGACGATGGCGGTCGAGTCGCTCGGCGATGCCGCCTATCTGTACGCGGAGTCGCCGGTCGCGCCGGACGGGCTGATCGCGCGGATTCCGCCGCTCGACACGTACCGCGCGGGCGAGACGCTGCATGTGCACGCGGACCCCGCGCATTGCCACCTGTTCGATGCGCAGGGGAATGCGTTTGCGCGCCTGAGCGCCTACGAGAGGGCCGCATGA
- a CDS encoding winged helix-turn-helix transcriptional regulator: MYLAMETKSRALTTAAAQEKPVCGIVDDPYAEFHVVLEVLDRVGDKWTVTAIGALSEGPMRFNAIMRAIRGISHRMLTLTLRGLERDGLVSRTVYATVPPKVEYELTEVGRSLIEPLRTLANWALENRIEIEAARALFDTEKARAD; encoded by the coding sequence ATGTATTTGGCCATGGAAACAAAAAGTCGGGCATTGACAACTGCGGCGGCACAGGAAAAGCCGGTGTGCGGGATCGTGGACGATCCCTACGCAGAGTTTCATGTTGTGCTGGAAGTCCTCGACCGGGTTGGGGACAAATGGACAGTGACCGCAATCGGCGCTTTATCGGAAGGGCCGATGCGCTTCAATGCCATCATGCGCGCAATCAGGGGCATCTCTCACCGCATGCTGACGCTCACGCTCCGTGGTCTCGAACGCGATGGCCTTGTCAGCCGGACCGTCTACGCAACGGTTCCGCCGAAAGTCGAATATGAACTGACCGAAGTCGGCCGCTCCCTGATTGAACCGCTGCGGACGCTTGCAAACTGGGCACTGGAGAATCGCATAGAGATTGAAGCGGCACGCGCCCTGTTCGACACGGAAAAAGCGCGAGCCGACTGA
- a CDS encoding glucose-6-phosphate isomerase yields the protein MPTALPARQSLSQHAQAIRATHMRDWFAAPDAEQRVHAFTVEAAGLTLDYAKNRIPPETLALPLQLADEAGVLALRDAMLRGERINNTEHRTFVQGAVWNINSFDQWGVELGKKLAKPILEELEGAPASVAPDTSTAALIRRARRDPGNPA from the coding sequence ATGCCCACCGCCCTTCCCGCCCGGCAGTCCCTGTCGCAACATGCCCAAGCGATCCGCGCCACCCACATGCGTGATTGGTTTGCCGCACCGGACGCCGAGCAACGGGTGCACGCCTTCACCGTGGAAGCCGCCGGGCTCACGCTCGACTACGCCAAGAACCGCATCCCCCCCGAAACGCTCGCGCTGCCGCTCCAGCTCGCAGACGAAGCCGGCGTCCTCGCGCTGCGCGATGCCATGCTGCGCGGCGAGCGCATCAACAACACCGAGCACCGCACCTTCGTGCAGGGCGCGGTCTGGAACATCAACTCGTTCGACCAATGGGGCGTCGAACTCGGCAAGAAGCTCGCCAAGCCGATCCTCGAAGAACTGGAAGGCGCGCCGGCCTCGGTGGCGCCCGACACCTCGACGGCGGCGCTGATCCGCCGCGCCAGGCGCGATCCGGGCAACCCAGCTTAA
- a CDS encoding porin — protein MTYIITRCIAPAVIAAALALPAHAQSSVTLYGRVVGGVEYIDKVAVPATGKTGSLLQAAGNQWGTSMFGMKGSESLGGGLQALFTLESGFSLPNSALNGPGLFNRRSYVGLSSPSWGTLIVGKNLSISNDIWDIDPTGQQFMSTATLVKGRNWPGADNMIEYRSPDLGGFSFGAQASLSEQPAGRRVSAQGLSATYQTRDLMLRGIYTERRDSAGAFSDVYNASKDGILGGTYRIGPAKLFAGYERILASQTGAGTAPSALSQAWLGVRYDLTQAATLIGAVYHVKSNQSGGNATLAMLGVDYYLSKRTFLYASLGGVSNGANADYAADVTAAGPGVGKSQRVVYVGMGHSF, from the coding sequence ATGACGTACATCATCACCCGCTGCATCGCACCCGCTGTCATTGCCGCTGCGCTCGCCCTGCCCGCGCATGCCCAGTCTTCTGTCACGTTGTACGGACGGGTCGTCGGCGGCGTCGAGTACATCGACAAGGTGGCCGTTCCGGCCACGGGCAAGACCGGATCGCTGCTGCAAGCCGCCGGCAATCAGTGGGGAACCAGCATGTTCGGCATGAAAGGCAGCGAGTCGCTCGGCGGAGGTCTGCAGGCGCTCTTTACGCTGGAAAGCGGCTTCAGTCTGCCCAATTCCGCGCTGAACGGGCCGGGCCTGTTCAATCGCCGTTCGTACGTCGGGCTTTCCAGTCCGAGCTGGGGTACGTTGATCGTCGGCAAGAACCTGTCCATCAGCAACGATATCTGGGACATTGACCCGACCGGGCAGCAATTCATGAGCACCGCCACCCTCGTCAAGGGCAGGAACTGGCCGGGTGCCGATAACATGATCGAATACCGCTCCCCGGATCTGGGCGGATTCTCGTTCGGGGCCCAGGCTTCCCTCAGCGAGCAACCCGCAGGACGGCGCGTCAGTGCTCAAGGGCTGTCGGCAACCTACCAGACCAGAGACCTCATGCTTCGGGGCATCTATACGGAGCGGCGAGACAGTGCCGGCGCGTTCAGCGATGTCTACAACGCTTCCAAGGATGGCATCCTGGGCGGCACGTATCGCATCGGGCCGGCCAAGCTCTTTGCCGGGTATGAACGCATCCTGGCATCGCAGACCGGCGCGGGCACGGCACCTTCGGCGCTCAGCCAGGCGTGGCTCGGGGTCCGCTACGACCTGACGCAAGCGGCGACCCTCATTGGCGCCGTCTACCACGTCAAAAGCAACCAGTCCGGCGGCAATGCCACGCTGGCCATGCTGGGCGTCGACTATTACCTGTCGAAGCGAACCTTCCTCTATGCCTCGCTCGGCGGGGTGAGCAACGGCGCGAACGCGGACTACGCGGCCGATGTCACGGCGGCGGGCCCCGGCGTGGGCAAGTCGCAACGCGTCGTTTATGTCGGCATGGGACATTCGTTCTGA